Proteins from a single region of Streptomyces sp. HUAS 15-9:
- a CDS encoding heavy metal translocating P-type ATPase: protein MGALEIVVVLASAVLIAALGWYFFGPRRAGAARLEGGVQRVEVTVRGGYSPDLIKVRQGTPVELVFNRQEAGECTSRVVFPDLKIGAGLPAHTRTTVRLNPDRPGSFGFACGMNMIHGTLLVEPSEAGSAPPEPDGHGATATPPPAPLAGGGPPAGEERTATEAEAADAAERQAEIKDLTRRVLVGAVLTAPVLFAVMAHELFGADWVPAWMLNHWLQLALITPVMFYTGRPIHVTGWLTLRHRAADMNSLITLGTSAAYGYSLLVTLAPGLLPEEVREVYFEAVGVILTLILLGRLLEARAKAGTGEAIRALLGLQARTARVLRDGTESEIPVEDVGVGDVLVIRPGEKIPVDAEVLSGSSALDESMVTGEPMPVTKRAGDTVIGATVNGTGSLRVRASKVGADTMLAQIIRLVQQAQASKAPIQRLADAVSAYFVPAVIAIAIGTFAIWFALGPSPTLTLALVSAVAVLIIACPCALGLATPLSVMVGTGKGAQAGILIRSAEALETAHKLATVVLDKTGTVTAGKPVLADVRPSDGFDETQLLRLVAAAEADSEHPLAQAIVTGVRDRGIRPPAATGFDSVTGKGVQATVDGHAVLVGTARLLGDVGIDTTALAPVAAALSAEGKTPVLAAVDGRPAGVLAVADTVKDDSAAAIAALQRLGIDVVMLTGDNARTAAAIAAQVGVTRVLAEVLPEHKADEIRRLQGEGRTVGMVGDGINDAPALAAADVGLAIGTGTDVAIEAADITLISGSLGGVVTAIRLSRATMRNIRQNLFFALVYNAVGVPLAAGALYPLWGIRLSPIIAAAAMALSSLSVVTNASRLRRWHAQPLSDARPTRVQPRVESAADRAPTSSTATTAGNGHHPASRGGTDSVVADPVCGMRVDKATAPERRRTEHATYYFCSAHCAATFDAAPDRYSAPTSGDTHEGGEQR, encoded by the coding sequence ATGGGTGCCCTCGAAATCGTCGTCGTCCTGGCCTCGGCCGTACTGATCGCCGCGCTGGGCTGGTACTTCTTCGGCCCGCGCCGGGCCGGTGCCGCCCGGCTGGAAGGCGGGGTGCAGCGGGTGGAAGTGACGGTACGGGGCGGCTACAGCCCCGACCTGATCAAGGTCCGCCAAGGCACGCCGGTCGAGCTGGTCTTCAACCGGCAGGAGGCCGGCGAGTGCACCTCCCGTGTGGTCTTCCCCGACTTGAAGATCGGCGCGGGCCTGCCCGCCCACACCCGCACCACAGTTCGGCTGAACCCCGACCGTCCAGGTTCCTTCGGCTTCGCCTGCGGCATGAACATGATCCACGGCACCCTGCTGGTCGAACCCTCGGAAGCCGGCTCCGCGCCGCCCGAGCCGGACGGCCATGGCGCCACGGCCACACCTCCTCCCGCGCCGCTTGCGGGAGGCGGGCCGCCGGCGGGTGAGGAGCGGACGGCGACGGAGGCGGAGGCCGCGGACGCCGCCGAGCGACAGGCGGAGATCAAGGACCTGACCCGTCGCGTGCTGGTGGGCGCGGTGCTCACCGCTCCGGTGCTGTTCGCGGTGATGGCGCACGAACTGTTCGGCGCCGACTGGGTGCCGGCCTGGATGCTGAACCACTGGCTGCAGCTGGCGCTGATCACGCCCGTGATGTTCTACACCGGCCGGCCGATCCATGTGACGGGCTGGCTGACCCTGCGCCACCGCGCCGCAGACATGAACTCGCTGATCACCCTGGGTACGAGTGCCGCCTATGGCTACAGCCTGCTGGTAACCCTTGCCCCCGGTCTGCTGCCCGAGGAGGTGCGGGAGGTCTACTTCGAGGCCGTCGGCGTGATCCTGACCCTCATCCTGCTCGGGCGGCTGCTGGAGGCCCGGGCGAAGGCCGGCACCGGCGAGGCCATCCGTGCCCTCCTGGGCCTGCAGGCCCGCACCGCTCGCGTCCTGCGGGACGGAACCGAGAGTGAGATCCCCGTCGAGGACGTGGGGGTCGGAGACGTGCTCGTCATCCGGCCCGGCGAGAAGATCCCCGTCGACGCCGAGGTCCTCTCCGGCTCCTCGGCGCTGGACGAGTCGATGGTCACCGGCGAGCCCATGCCCGTCACGAAGCGCGCCGGGGACACGGTCATCGGCGCCACCGTCAACGGCACGGGATCCCTGCGGGTGCGGGCGTCCAAGGTCGGCGCGGACACGATGCTCGCCCAGATCATCCGCCTGGTGCAGCAGGCCCAGGCGTCCAAGGCCCCCATCCAGCGGCTCGCGGACGCGGTGTCGGCGTACTTCGTGCCCGCGGTCATCGCCATCGCGATCGGCACCTTCGCCATCTGGTTCGCCCTGGGCCCTTCTCCCACGCTGACCCTGGCCCTGGTCTCCGCGGTCGCCGTGCTGATCATCGCCTGCCCGTGCGCGCTGGGCCTGGCCACGCCGCTGTCGGTGATGGTCGGCACCGGCAAAGGAGCCCAGGCCGGCATCCTGATCCGCTCCGCCGAAGCCCTGGAGACCGCGCACAAACTGGCCACCGTCGTGCTGGACAAGACCGGCACCGTCACCGCGGGCAAGCCCGTACTGGCCGACGTCCGCCCCAGCGACGGATTCGACGAGACACAGCTCCTGCGGCTGGTCGCGGCGGCCGAGGCCGACAGCGAGCACCCGCTCGCACAGGCCATCGTCACCGGCGTCCGCGACCGGGGTATTCGACCGCCCGCGGCGACGGGCTTCGACTCGGTCACCGGCAAGGGCGTCCAGGCCACCGTCGACGGACACGCCGTCCTGGTCGGCACCGCCCGGCTGCTGGGCGACGTCGGCATCGACACCACCGCGCTGGCCCCCGTGGCGGCCGCCCTCTCCGCCGAGGGCAAGACCCCTGTCCTCGCCGCGGTGGACGGACGGCCTGCCGGTGTGCTCGCCGTCGCCGACACCGTCAAGGACGACTCCGCCGCCGCCATCGCCGCCCTGCAACGTCTCGGCATCGACGTCGTCATGCTCACCGGCGACAACGCCCGCACCGCCGCCGCGATCGCCGCGCAGGTCGGCGTCACCCGGGTGCTCGCCGAAGTGCTGCCCGAGCACAAGGCCGACGAGATCCGCCGTCTGCAGGGCGAAGGCCGCACCGTCGGCATGGTCGGCGACGGCATCAACGACGCCCCCGCCCTGGCCGCCGCCGACGTCGGTCTGGCCATCGGCACCGGCACCGACGTGGCCATCGAGGCCGCCGACATCACCCTGATCTCGGGCTCGCTCGGCGGCGTTGTCACGGCGATCCGGCTGTCGCGGGCCACGATGCGCAACATCCGGCAGAACCTGTTCTTCGCCCTGGTCTACAACGCCGTCGGCGTCCCCCTCGCCGCCGGTGCCCTGTATCCGCTGTGGGGCATCCGGCTCAGCCCGATCATCGCCGCCGCGGCCATGGCACTCAGCTCGCTGTCGGTCGTCACCAACGCCTCCCGACTGCGCCGCTGGCACGCCCAACCGCTGTCCGACGCCCGGCCCACCCGCGTCCAGCCCCGTGTCGAGTCCGCTGCCGACCGAGCACCGACCAGCAGCACGGCCACCACGGCAGGCAACGGGCACCACCCCGCGTCTCGAGGCGGCACGGACAGCGTGGTGGCGGACCCTGTGTGCGGCATGCGGGTGGACAAGGCGACCGCCCCCGAGCGCCGGCGAACCGAGCACGCCACCTACTACTTCTGCTCCGCCCACTGCGCCGCCACCTTCGACGCCGCCCCCGACCGCTACTCCGCCCCCACGAGCGGCGACACGCACGAGGGAGGCGAACAACGATGA
- a CDS encoding metal-sensitive transcriptional regulator, translating to MTTSPATARDHQHQAPGYAGHKADHLARLNKIEGQIRGISRMVTDDRYCIDVLTQITAASRALQEVALGLLDDHVRGCVDNAVRTDPDQAEQKFTELNDALRRALRL from the coding sequence ATGACAACCTCGCCCGCAACCGCACGCGACCACCAGCATCAGGCACCCGGATACGCCGGCCACAAGGCCGACCACCTGGCCCGCCTGAACAAGATCGAAGGCCAGATACGCGGCATCTCCCGCATGGTCACCGACGACCGCTACTGCATCGACGTCCTCACCCAGATCACGGCCGCCAGCCGCGCACTGCAGGAAGTCGCCCTCGGCCTCCTCGACGACCACGTACGCGGCTGCGTCGACAACGCCGTCCGCACCGACCCCGACCAGGCCGAGCAGAAATTCACCGAACTCAACGACGCCCTGCGACGCGCACTACGTCTGTAG
- a CDS encoding multicopper oxidase family protein — MNSMNRRSVLLAGLGVAGAGALAACSASSSTPALVSPSGADVAAVDKKRTRSGRTHEPTLTAAQAMVDLGAGITARTWAFDGRIPGKELRVQAGDTLAATLSNQLPNRTATSVHWHGIALRNDMDGAPPATQSAVRAGHNFTYRFTADTAGTYFFHPHVGVQLDRGLYAPLIVEDPREPLSYDEEWVIVLDDWLDGVTGTPDDVFAELRQGMGGMDMGDGMDMSRGMDGMPSSPSAASSGGRRGMKYMLMGAQSPLLGGDAGDVKYPYHLVDGRVPADPAVFRSKPGRRVRLRLINAGSDTAYRVALGGHKLAITHTDGFPVRHRQVDALLIGMGERYDVLVTLDDGVFPLVALAEGKNATGMAVVRTGSGSTPPATVRPTELDGMLLAAAQLRAADDVGLAPKKADRVHRIELTGGMMTYNWTINGRRFDMNNPTAHPITVEQGQRVRLDFVNTTTMWHPMHLHGHTYQLGGSGPRKDTTIVLPRKTVSVFFDADNPGQWMLHCHNAYHGEAGMMALIAYQS; from the coding sequence GTGAACAGCATGAACCGCCGCTCCGTCCTGCTCGCCGGACTCGGCGTCGCGGGCGCGGGCGCGCTCGCCGCCTGCAGCGCCTCCAGTAGCACGCCTGCCCTCGTCAGTCCCTCCGGTGCGGACGTCGCCGCCGTCGACAAGAAGCGCACCAGGAGCGGCAGGACACACGAACCGACCCTGACCGCAGCACAGGCCATGGTCGACCTGGGCGCCGGGATCACGGCCAGGACCTGGGCCTTCGACGGCCGGATTCCGGGCAAGGAGCTGCGTGTCCAGGCCGGTGACACGCTGGCCGCCACGCTCTCCAACCAGTTGCCGAATCGGACCGCGACCTCCGTCCACTGGCACGGCATCGCCCTGCGCAACGACATGGACGGCGCACCGCCGGCCACCCAGAGTGCCGTCCGGGCGGGACACAACTTCACCTACCGGTTCACCGCGGACACCGCCGGTACCTACTTCTTCCACCCGCACGTCGGCGTCCAGCTCGACCGGGGCCTGTACGCGCCGTTGATCGTGGAGGACCCGAGGGAACCGCTGTCGTACGACGAGGAGTGGGTGATCGTCCTCGACGACTGGCTCGACGGCGTCACCGGCACCCCGGACGACGTCTTCGCCGAGCTGCGCCAGGGCATGGGCGGCATGGACATGGGCGATGGCATGGATATGAGCCGTGGCATGGACGGTATGCCCAGCTCTCCCTCCGCCGCGTCCTCCGGCGGACGCAGGGGCATGAAGTACATGTTGATGGGTGCTCAGAGCCCACTGCTCGGGGGCGACGCCGGCGACGTGAAGTACCCGTATCACCTGGTCGACGGACGCGTTCCGGCCGACCCGGCGGTCTTCCGCAGCAAGCCCGGCAGGCGTGTCCGGCTCCGTCTGATCAACGCCGGCAGCGACACCGCCTACCGCGTCGCTCTGGGCGGCCACAAGCTCGCCATCACCCACACCGACGGCTTCCCCGTCCGACACCGGCAGGTCGACGCCCTGCTGATCGGCATGGGCGAACGCTACGACGTCCTCGTCACCCTGGACGACGGTGTCTTCCCCCTGGTGGCGCTGGCCGAGGGCAAGAACGCCACCGGCATGGCCGTCGTCCGTACCGGCTCCGGCAGCACTCCCCCGGCGACCGTCCGCCCCACGGAACTGGACGGCATGCTCCTGGCCGCAGCGCAACTGCGCGCGGCGGACGACGTCGGGCTGGCGCCCAAGAAGGCCGATCGGGTCCACCGCATCGAGCTGACCGGCGGCATGATGACCTACAACTGGACCATCAACGGCCGACGCTTCGACATGAACAACCCGACCGCACATCCGATCACCGTGGAGCAGGGCCAGCGGGTCCGGCTCGACTTCGTCAACACCACCACCATGTGGCACCCGATGCACTTGCACGGCCACACCTACCAACTCGGCGGCAGCGGACCGCGCAAGGACACCACGATCGTGCTGCCGAGGAAGACGGTGTCGGTGTTCTTCGACGCCGACAACCCGGGGCAGTGGATGCTGCACTGCCACAACGCCTACCACGGCGAGGCGGGCATGATGGCTCTGATTGCCTACCAGTCCTGA
- the efeU gene encoding iron uptake transporter permease EfeU — protein MFANYLIGLREGLEASLVVGILVAYLVKSGHRDRLVPLWAGVLAAVTLSLAFGAVLTFSSSQMSFEAQEAFGGSLSIVAVGFVTWMVFWMRRTARHLKAELQGRLDAALAMGTLALVLTSFIAVGREGLETALFIWTAVQATGQSTAPLLGAGLGLVSAIVLGYLFYRGAVKINLAKFFTWTGAALVVVAAGVFSYGVHDLQEAGVLPGLNDIAFDVSNAVPPDSWYGTLLKGTVNFSPVSTWYEVAAWLAYILPVMTVFFLPGRSNTPAPAGVPAHR, from the coding sequence GTGTTCGCCAACTACCTCATCGGTCTGCGTGAGGGACTCGAAGCGTCCCTCGTCGTGGGCATCCTGGTCGCCTACCTGGTCAAGAGCGGCCACCGTGACCGGCTCGTTCCCCTGTGGGCCGGCGTGCTGGCCGCCGTGACTCTCAGTCTCGCCTTCGGTGCCGTGCTCACCTTCTCCTCCTCCCAGATGTCCTTCGAGGCCCAGGAGGCTTTCGGCGGCAGCCTGTCGATCGTCGCGGTCGGCTTTGTCACCTGGATGGTCTTCTGGATGCGCCGCACTGCCCGGCACCTGAAGGCCGAGCTCCAGGGCAGGCTCGACGCCGCCCTCGCGATGGGCACCCTGGCCCTGGTCCTCACGTCGTTCATCGCGGTCGGCCGCGAGGGGCTCGAGACCGCCCTGTTCATCTGGACCGCCGTGCAGGCCACCGGCCAGAGCACCGCCCCGCTCCTCGGTGCCGGTCTCGGCCTGGTCAGCGCCATCGTCCTCGGCTACCTCTTCTACCGCGGCGCCGTGAAGATCAACCTCGCCAAATTCTTCACCTGGACCGGTGCCGCCCTGGTCGTCGTCGCTGCCGGGGTCTTCTCCTACGGTGTCCACGACCTCCAGGAGGCGGGCGTCCTGCCGGGCCTGAACGACATCGCCTTCGACGTCTCGAACGCCGTACCTCCCGACAGCTGGTACGGCACTCTCCTCAAGGGCACGGTCAACTTCAGCCCGGTCTCCACCTGGTACGAGGTCGCCGCCTGGCTCGCCTACATCCTCCCGGTCATGACCGTCTTCTTCCTCCCCGGCCGGAGCAACACCCCCGCCCCTGCCGGTGTTCCGGCCCACCGCTGA
- a CDS encoding cupredoxin domain-containing protein — MRTSRTLPVLVTAVVALPLLAACGGNDSSGSAGDKVAITATDTTCKVAKTELKAGKIAFAVANKGDKATEVYVYGEHEGAYDRVVSEVENIGPGTSRDMKVELGGGTYEIACKPGQSGDGIHQKITVVGAKSNAEAEEEAYDREVEAEAKEHRFEGLDKFTAKAGEKIEFKLENRGAMEHELKIFGPDGKEVGEVSPVEPGATGEAVITLTEPGTYTYKCGIGDHADSGMKGSFTVS; from the coding sequence ATGCGCACATCCCGCACGCTCCCGGTTCTGGTCACCGCCGTCGTCGCCCTTCCCCTGCTGGCCGCCTGCGGCGGCAACGACTCCAGTGGCTCCGCGGGAGACAAGGTGGCCATCACCGCCACGGACACCACCTGCAAGGTCGCCAAGACCGAGCTGAAGGCCGGCAAGATCGCCTTCGCCGTCGCCAACAAGGGCGACAAGGCGACCGAGGTCTACGTCTACGGCGAACACGAGGGCGCCTACGACCGCGTCGTCAGCGAGGTGGAGAACATCGGTCCCGGCACCTCCCGCGACATGAAGGTCGAACTGGGCGGCGGCACGTACGAGATCGCCTGCAAGCCCGGCCAGAGCGGCGACGGCATCCACCAGAAGATCACCGTCGTGGGCGCCAAGTCGAACGCAGAGGCCGAAGAGGAGGCGTACGACCGCGAGGTCGAGGCCGAGGCCAAGGAGCACCGGTTCGAAGGACTCGACAAGTTCACCGCCAAGGCCGGCGAGAAGATCGAGTTCAAGCTGGAGAACCGGGGCGCGATGGAGCACGAGCTGAAGATCTTCGGCCCCGACGGCAAGGAGGTCGGCGAGGTCAGCCCGGTCGAGCCCGGCGCCACCGGCGAGGCCGTCATCACCCTGACCGAGCCCGGCACGTACACCTACAAGTGCGGCATCGGCGACCATGCGGACAGCGGCATGAAGGGCAGCTTCACCGTCAGTTGA
- a CDS encoding GNAT family N-acetyltransferase: MRPDDWHLTDDVDDFLARAGDFLRSRSGSHVMQLTWAERVRARGAEAFGTEAPVFGVLERAGEARATFYRLPPRGFGLSPLTPEQADSLAARLAALGHSLPCVSADHSTATAFADAWQRRTGATPRLRDTRLRLYGLGTLTPPEPLPAGRARVLGEQDLEQVRFWCGEFAKAVGEEVSTDAASWADTRFADKRYTLWETPDGTAVSIAGMNPVIGGQIQVDIVYTPAHLRGRGYAGAVTAEVSRAALAAGARDVVLFADLSNPTSNALYQRLGYRTLTDWAVYDFTRTAAVSPLRTNGLTAQDVN; encoded by the coding sequence ATGCGACCGGACGACTGGCACCTCACCGACGACGTCGACGACTTCCTCGCCCGAGCCGGAGACTTCCTGCGCTCGCGGTCCGGCTCGCACGTCATGCAGCTGACGTGGGCCGAGAGAGTGCGAGCGCGCGGGGCGGAGGCGTTCGGCACCGAAGCCCCCGTCTTCGGCGTGCTGGAGCGAGCGGGCGAGGCCCGCGCCACCTTCTACCGCCTCCCGCCCCGTGGCTTCGGCCTCTCGCCGCTCACGCCTGAGCAGGCCGACTCCCTCGCCGCCCGGCTGGCCGCCCTCGGGCACTCCCTTCCCTGCGTCAGCGCGGACCACAGCACGGCCACCGCCTTCGCCGATGCCTGGCAGCGGCGCACCGGTGCGACGCCGAGACTCCGCGACACACGGCTCCGTCTGTACGGCCTCGGCACGCTCACCCCACCGGAGCCGCTGCCGGCGGGCCGGGCGCGTGTACTGGGCGAGCAGGACCTTGAGCAAGTCAGGTTCTGGTGCGGCGAGTTCGCCAAGGCCGTCGGGGAAGAGGTCTCCACGGACGCCGCCTCGTGGGCCGACACGCGCTTCGCCGACAAGCGCTATACGCTCTGGGAGACTCCGGACGGCACTGCCGTATCCATCGCGGGCATGAACCCGGTGATCGGCGGCCAGATCCAGGTGGACATCGTCTACACCCCGGCTCACCTGCGTGGGCGCGGCTACGCAGGCGCCGTGACGGCGGAGGTGAGCCGGGCCGCGCTGGCCGCGGGCGCGAGGGACGTCGTGCTGTTCGCAGACCTGTCCAACCCCACCAGTAACGCCCTCTACCAGCGCCTCGGCTATCGCACACTCACCGACTGGGCGGTGTACGACTTCACACGCACTGCCGCCGTAAGTCCGTTGAGAACCAACGGACTTACGGCGCAGGACGTCAACTGA
- a CDS encoding cupin domain-containing protein — MQKLSLDARAREHLERATASPTGRSAETLHGGHEHVLRQTLIALRAGTTLAEHENPGEATVLVLRGRVRLHSGGQAWEGMAGDLLLVPPARHSLEAIEDAAALLTVAKAP; from the coding sequence ATGCAGAAACTCTCCCTCGACGCCCGCGCCCGCGAACACCTGGAACGGGCCACCGCATCCCCCACCGGCCGCAGTGCCGAGACCCTCCACGGCGGCCACGAACACGTCCTGCGCCAGACCCTCATCGCCCTGCGTGCCGGCACCACCCTGGCCGAACACGAGAACCCCGGCGAGGCCACCGTCCTCGTACTGCGCGGGCGCGTACGGCTGCACAGCGGCGGCCAGGCATGGGAGGGCATGGCCGGAGACCTGCTCCTCGTACCACCCGCCCGCCACAGCCTCGAAGCCATCGAAGACGCCGCAGCACTGCTGACCGTCGCCAAGGCCCCCTGA
- the narI gene encoding respiratory nitrate reductase subunit gamma — protein sequence MSSWDLWWWVILPYLALATFVVGHVWRWRYDQFGWTSRSTQLQERTLLKWGGPLFHYGTFAAIAGHVMGILVPESFTRWLGIPEDTYRWFSSIGGTVAALAVIFGVVILAFRRTTVPRVRATTSPVDWLALILLAIVIVLGIIPTMGVNLLGAGYDYRQSVALWFRGLFVGNPDVDAISHAPLIYQIHATAAWAILAVWPFTRLVHAWSIPLWYLWRPFVLYRARVATHPAEPGTSGRRWRRIGVRY from the coding sequence ATGAGCTCCTGGGACCTGTGGTGGTGGGTCATCCTGCCCTACCTCGCCCTTGCCACCTTCGTCGTCGGCCACGTCTGGCGCTGGCGCTACGACCAGTTCGGCTGGACCAGCCGCTCCACCCAGCTCCAGGAGCGCACACTGCTGAAATGGGGCGGCCCGCTCTTCCACTACGGCACCTTCGCCGCCATCGCCGGACATGTGATGGGCATCCTCGTCCCCGAATCGTTCACCCGCTGGCTGGGCATCCCGGAGGACACCTACCGCTGGTTCTCGTCCATCGGCGGCACCGTCGCCGCGCTCGCGGTCATCTTCGGCGTGGTGATCCTCGCCTTCCGCCGCACCACCGTGCCCCGGGTGCGGGCCACCACCAGCCCCGTCGACTGGCTCGCCCTGATCCTGCTGGCGATCGTGATCGTGCTGGGCATCATCCCAACGATGGGTGTCAACCTCCTGGGAGCCGGCTACGACTACCGGCAGAGCGTCGCCCTGTGGTTCCGTGGCCTGTTCGTCGGCAACCCCGACGTCGACGCGATCTCACACGCCCCGCTCATCTACCAGATCCACGCCACCGCCGCCTGGGCCATCCTCGCCGTGTGGCCCTTCACCCGGCTGGTCCACGCCTGGAGCATCCCGCTGTGGTACCTGTGGCGGCCGTTCGTCCTCTACCGCGCCCGCGTCGCCACGCATCCCGCGGAACCGGGCACGAGCGGACGCCGTTGGCGCCGCATCGGTGTCCGCTACTGA
- the narJ gene encoding nitrate reductase molybdenum cofactor assembly chaperone — MIPRRARRAEADTPLVHRITSVLLRYPDETVLTCLDDVAAVLPSLADAADRARLAAVCDHLRCLPPNEAAQRYVETFDHTRSRSLHLTYYRHGDTRARGMALLALKHAYRQAGHEPPEAELPDFLPLILEFAAVAPEPGHRILLQCQAGLELLRQALHEHSTPYAGVIDTLCGRLPEPTRRERDTWRRLAAEGPPGEHVGLEPFGPPEHTGLDPHPAPGRPVPLPYPTTRAFLSAKESR; from the coding sequence GTGATCCCCCGCCGCGCCCGCCGGGCGGAGGCCGACACGCCCCTGGTGCACCGCATCACCTCGGTCCTGCTGCGCTACCCCGACGAGACGGTGCTCACCTGCCTCGACGACGTCGCCGCCGTACTGCCCTCCCTCGCCGACGCGGCCGACCGTGCCCGGCTCGCCGCCGTCTGCGACCACCTGCGGTGCCTGCCCCCCAACGAGGCCGCCCAGCGGTACGTCGAGACCTTCGACCACACCCGCAGTCGCAGCCTGCACCTGACCTACTACCGGCACGGTGACACCCGTGCCCGCGGCATGGCCCTGCTCGCCCTCAAACACGCCTACCGACAGGCCGGCCATGAACCGCCCGAGGCGGAGCTGCCCGACTTCCTGCCGCTGATCCTGGAGTTCGCCGCCGTTGCCCCCGAACCGGGCCACCGCATCCTGCTGCAGTGCCAGGCCGGCCTCGAACTCCTCCGCCAGGCGCTCCACGAGCACTCCACCCCGTACGCCGGCGTCATCGACACGCTCTGCGGCCGACTGCCCGAACCGACCCGCCGTGAGCGTGACACCTGGCGCAGGCTGGCCGCCGAGGGGCCACCGGGCGAACACGTCGGCCTGGAACCCTTCGGGCCACCGGAACACACCGGACTGGACCCCCACCCCGCGCCCGGGCGACCGGTGCCGCTCCCTTACCCGACCACGAGAGCATTCCTGAGCGCCAAGGAGAGCCGATGA
- the narH gene encoding nitrate reductase subunit beta, with product MARAAGTIGRCMAQVAMVMNLDKCIGCHTCSVTCKQTWTNRPGSEYVWFNNVETKPGAGYPRRYEDQEQWKGGWTLDRRGRLTLKAGGRVRKLLSLFYNPDLPSLDDFYEPWTYDYQSLTTAPLSDSFTSAQPKSQLTGRDMRPAHGPNWDDDLAGAAGYATTDPNLKGLSERVRMEFEHTFMFYLPRICEHCLNPSCVASCPSGAMYKREEDGIVLVDQDRCRGWRFCVSGCPYKKVYFNHRTGKAEKCTFCYPRIEAGQPTICSETCVGRLRSLGVMLYDADAVLEAASVKDDKDLYEAQLSVFLDPYDPAVQEAAERDGIAHDWIRAAQRSPVYALIKQHRVALPLHPEYRTMPMVWYVPPLSPVADAVHATGYHDDDPDRIFAAIEALRIPMDYLANLFTAGDTAVVEGVLRKLTTMRAHMRAKQLGDPAPQELLERVGASAADIEDLYRLLAIGKYDERYVIPKVHAEGSGALMAQHCALDYPGGVADLATHDEDQRTAAPPPLPGLAPSGGGSQFRDSDGQVRFNLLGWNGNGPAPGLFGSDGSGR from the coding sequence ATGGCCCGTGCCGCAGGCACCATCGGACGCTGTATGGCGCAAGTGGCGATGGTCATGAACCTCGACAAGTGCATCGGCTGCCACACCTGCTCGGTCACCTGCAAACAGACGTGGACCAACCGGCCCGGATCCGAGTACGTCTGGTTCAACAACGTCGAGACCAAGCCCGGCGCCGGCTACCCCCGCCGCTACGAGGACCAGGAGCAGTGGAAGGGCGGCTGGACCCTCGACCGCCGGGGCAGGCTGACGCTCAAGGCCGGCGGCCGGGTGCGCAAACTGCTCAGCCTCTTCTACAACCCCGACCTGCCCTCACTCGACGACTTCTACGAGCCGTGGACGTACGACTACCAGAGCCTGACCACCGCGCCGCTGTCCGACAGTTTCACCAGTGCCCAGCCCAAGTCACAGCTGACCGGCCGGGACATGCGGCCCGCACACGGCCCGAACTGGGACGACGACCTCGCCGGAGCCGCCGGGTACGCCACCACGGACCCGAACCTGAAGGGTCTGTCGGAGCGGGTGCGGATGGAGTTCGAGCACACCTTCATGTTCTACCTGCCGCGGATCTGCGAGCACTGCCTCAACCCGTCCTGCGTCGCCTCCTGCCCGTCCGGGGCGATGTACAAGCGGGAGGAGGACGGGATCGTCCTGGTCGACCAGGACCGCTGCCGCGGCTGGCGGTTCTGCGTGTCGGGGTGCCCGTACAAGAAGGTGTACTTCAACCACCGCACCGGCAAGGCCGAGAAGTGCACCTTCTGCTACCCGCGTATCGAGGCCGGACAGCCCACCATCTGCTCCGAGACCTGCGTGGGCAGGCTTCGCAGCCTCGGCGTCATGCTGTACGACGCCGACGCCGTCCTCGAGGCGGCCTCGGTGAAGGACGACAAGGACCTGTACGAGGCACAGCTGTCGGTCTTCCTCGACCCGTACGACCCGGCGGTGCAGGAGGCCGCCGAACGCGACGGCATCGCCCACGACTGGATCCGGGCCGCCCAGCGATCCCCCGTGTACGCGCTGATCAAGCAGCACCGGGTGGCACTCCCGCTGCACCCGGAGTACCGCACCATGCCCATGGTCTGGTACGTCCCGCCGCTCTCCCCGGTGGCCGACGCCGTGCACGCCACCGGCTACCACGACGACGACCCCGACCGGATCTTCGCCGCCATCGAAGCGCTGCGCATCCCGATGGACTACCTGGCCAACCTCTTCACCGCCGGGGACACAGCCGTCGTCGAGGGAGTGCTGCGCAAACTGACCACCATGCGCGCCCATATGCGCGCCAAGCAGCTCGGCGACCCGGCGCCGCAGGAACTGCTGGAGCGGGTGGGCGCGAGCGCCGCCGACATCGAGGACCTGTACCGGCTGCTCGCCATCGGCAAGTACGACGAGCGGTACGTCATCCCCAAGGTGCACGCGGAGGGCAGCGGTGCGTTGATGGCCCAGCACTGCGCCCTGGACTACCCCGGTGGCGTGGCCGACCTCGCCACCCACGACGAGGACCAGCGGACCGCCGCTCCGCCACCCCTGCCGGGTCTGGCACCGTCGGGCGGCGGCAGCCAGTTCCGCGACAGCGACGGACAGGTGCGCTTCAACCTCCTCGGCTGGAACGGCAACGGCCCCGCCCCCGGCCTCTTCGGCAGCGACGGGAGCGGCCGGTGA